In Lactococcus paracarnosus, a genomic segment contains:
- a CDS encoding PTS sugar transporter subunit IIC, with amino-acid sequence MTRIMRFMTEVFAPKVNKVVKNAWISAIQDSIMAALPLVFVGSLITIVSLLKNIWSQLPDLSMISNFSFGMYALIVAFLIPYYLMEKKGYPSQKLISGSTSLVLFMMLLFPTISADGNATFILSRFGATGMFLSMITGLFVGLVMSIAVKYSFFDEDTPIPDFVVGWFNNLIPITLTLFCGWLITFQFKLDFFDIVLVVFSPLASIVQSYPGFVLSVFIPVFLYTFGISGWVMMPIIYPVYLSGIAANAQAVAAGGKAVNIATIETCYAFSSMGGIGTTLALSVMMVFLSKSQQLKAVGKAVIIPSIFNINEPLVFGAPIAFNPYLMVPMWLNSIIVPTIAYIVMSIGIVKIPANTFLLWYIPYPITSYLTTQDFRAVIVCLLIFVMTWLVFLPFFKAYDNSLLKKEAQDSQ; translated from the coding sequence ATGACGCGTATCATGCGGTTTATGACAGAAGTCTTCGCACCAAAAGTCAATAAAGTCGTTAAAAATGCTTGGATATCAGCCATTCAAGATTCGATTATGGCAGCCTTACCTTTGGTTTTCGTAGGTTCTTTGATTACGATTGTATCCCTATTAAAAAATATCTGGTCGCAACTACCCGATTTATCGATGATCAGTAACTTTTCATTTGGCATGTATGCCTTGATTGTTGCCTTCTTGATTCCTTATTATCTGATGGAGAAGAAGGGATATCCGTCTCAAAAACTAATATCCGGGTCAACCTCTCTTGTCTTGTTTATGATGCTCCTATTTCCAACTATCTCAGCAGATGGTAATGCGACCTTTATCCTATCTCGGTTTGGCGCGACAGGGATGTTCTTGTCGATGATCACGGGCTTATTTGTAGGTCTAGTGATGAGTATCGCAGTCAAGTATTCCTTCTTTGATGAAGATACCCCGATTCCAGATTTTGTCGTTGGTTGGTTTAATAATCTGATTCCGATTACGCTCACTTTGTTTTGTGGGTGGCTGATTACTTTTCAGTTTAAGCTTGATTTTTTTGACATCGTACTTGTTGTTTTTAGTCCCCTTGCAAGTATCGTACAGTCTTATCCAGGATTTGTACTATCGGTGTTTATTCCCGTATTCTTATATACCTTCGGTATATCTGGCTGGGTGATGATGCCGATTATTTACCCAGTTTATCTATCAGGGATAGCTGCTAACGCACAAGCAGTTGCTGCTGGTGGCAAGGCTGTCAATATCGCAACGATAGAAACCTGCTATGCTTTTTCATCGATGGGTGGTATCGGTACAACCTTAGCCTTGTCAGTCATGATGGTTTTTTTAAGCAAGTCCCAGCAGTTAAAGGCGGTTGGCAAAGCAGTGATCATTCCATCTATCTTTAATATTAATGAACCCCTTGTTTTCGGCGCACCGATAGCCTTTAATCCATATCTGATGGTACCTATGTGGCTAAATAGTATTATTGTGCCAACGATTGCTTATATTGTCATGTCTATCGGTATCGTAAAAATCCCTGCAAATACTTTTTTATTGTGGTATATCCCCTATCCAATCACCTCTTATCTCACAACACAAGACTTTCGTGCGGTTATCGTTTGTCTATTGATTTTTGTCATGACATGGCTCGTATTCTTACCATTTTTTAAGGCATATGATAATTCTCTACTTAAAAAAGAAGCACAGGATAGCCAATGA
- a CDS encoding PTS sugar transporter subunit IIB, producing MKNVLLICGSGASSGFMAAAIRKAAKKRKVHLSVKAASESQLDDRINETDYLLIGPHLSYMLAEFQEQTKDKPIKALVIPHTIYGTLNGEKALDLILEMEDISDD from the coding sequence ATGAAAAATGTATTATTGATTTGTGGATCAGGTGCATCAAGTGGCTTCATGGCAGCAGCGATCAGAAAGGCAGCTAAGAAAAGAAAGGTGCACTTATCTGTTAAAGCAGCAAGTGAATCTCAGTTAGACGACCGGATTAACGAAACAGATTACTTATTAATTGGCCCGCATTTGTCTTATATGCTAGCCGAATTTCAAGAGCAGACCAAAGACAAACCCATCAAGGCCCTCGTTATTCCTCATACTATCTATGGCACCTTGAACGGGGAAAAGGCACTTGATTTGATTCTTGAGATGGAGGATATCAGTGATGACTAA
- a CDS encoding NAD(P)/FAD-dependent oxidoreductase: MTENIYDITIIGAGPSGLFAGFYAGMRKNKVQILDSLETAGGQLTALYPEKTIHDVPGYFAVKAEDLVADLVKQTAQFGVPIRLSEKVVDITKQADTGFYEVKTSKTSYVTKAVVIATGNGSFAPKMLKTDEPSVFDEAKLRYNVAEKDQFNGKHIAIAGGGDSAIDMALMLEHVGASVSLIHRRNEFRAHESSVDKLHASKVDVLTPMTIRNISDHKDGLMLTLSNDHQLEVDTIIVQHGFLSNNKDIRAWSVNLKMNRQHFLVDKHYQTSSDNIYAIGDTASYEGKLGLIVEGFKEGPHAVNQIMEKIQSGQLKHAHSTSMF; encoded by the coding sequence ATGACAGAAAATATTTACGATATCACAATTATTGGTGCTGGGCCAAGCGGTCTCTTTGCTGGTTTCTACGCTGGCATGCGTAAAAATAAAGTACAAATTTTGGACTCGCTTGAAACAGCAGGCGGCCAATTAACAGCCCTATATCCAGAGAAGACAATCCATGATGTCCCTGGTTATTTTGCAGTAAAAGCTGAAGATTTGGTAGCAGATTTGGTCAAACAAACTGCCCAATTCGGCGTGCCAATCAGACTTTCTGAAAAAGTAGTCGATATTACGAAACAAGCTGACACTGGGTTCTACGAGGTGAAGACAAGCAAAACGAGTTACGTGACCAAAGCCGTGGTCATTGCGACAGGAAATGGCTCGTTCGCACCTAAAATGCTTAAGACTGATGAGCCATCCGTCTTTGATGAAGCTAAACTCCGCTATAATGTTGCTGAAAAAGATCAGTTTAATGGCAAGCATATCGCCATTGCCGGTGGTGGAGATTCGGCTATCGACATGGCTTTGATGTTAGAACACGTCGGCGCATCAGTTAGTCTGATTCATAGAAGAAATGAGTTTCGTGCCCATGAATCTTCAGTTGATAAGCTGCATGCCTCAAAAGTTGATGTCTTAACACCGATGACGATTCGCAACATTTCAGATCATAAGGATGGCTTGATGCTAACCTTATCTAATGATCATCAACTGGAAGTAGATACGATCATTGTACAACATGGCTTCCTCAGCAATAATAAGGATATCCGTGCTTGGTCAGTTAATCTGAAGATGAATCGCCAGCATTTCTTGGTTGATAAACATTACCAAACAAGTAGTGACAATATCTACGCCATTGGTGATACAGCAAGCTATGAAGGGAAACTTGGCTTGATTGTCGAAGGCTTCAAAGAAGGCCCACATGCGGTCAATCAGATCATGGAGAAAATCCAGTCTGGTCAATTAAAGCACGCGCATTCAACATCGATGTTTTAA